A section of the Epinephelus moara isolate mb chromosome 3, YSFRI_EMoa_1.0, whole genome shotgun sequence genome encodes:
- the cenpv gene encoding centromere protein V, with amino-acid sequence MDLVKHTGGCHCGAVRFEVLHSPDLHVFHCNCSICTKKQNHHFIVPKHHFTLLQGSDNLTTYTFNTHVAKHTFCKTCGVQSFYTPRSNPDGYGVAPHCLDPGTVRSVTEEKFCGEKWEESMQAHKSIRDMSKPTTDTK; translated from the exons ATGGATCTGGTGAAACATACAGGCGGCTGCCACTGTGGGGCTGTTAGGTTTGAAGTCCTACATTCCCCAGACCTCCATGTTTTCCACTGCAA CTGTAGCATCtgcacaaagaaacaaaaccatcatttcattgttccaaAACATCACTTCACACTCTTACAG GGGTCAGATAATCTGACCACGTACACGTTCAACACTCACGTTGCTAAACACACCTTCTGTAAAACCTGTGGAGTTCAAAGTTTCTACACTCCACGCTCCAACCCTGACGGATATG GGGTTGCGCCACACTGTCTGGACCCAGGTACAGTCCGCAGTGTCACAGAGGAGAAGTTTTGTGGGGAGAAATGGGAGGAAAGCATGCAAGCTCACAAGAGCATCAGAGACATGTCTAAACctacaacagacacaaaataa